The following are encoded in a window of Cucurbita pepo subsp. pepo cultivar mu-cu-16 chromosome LG12, ASM280686v2, whole genome shotgun sequence genomic DNA:
- the LOC111807125 gene encoding rho GTPase-activating protein 2-like translates to MTGIVMVTRGGGCGGGSKMVKGGAKGSSVSDDQNQLSLVDVLLTALRKSMVYCRVDRREELISTVHQMEIGWPTNVRHIAHVTFDRFNGFLGLPVEFEVEIPSSVPSASASVFGVSAESMQCSTDSRGNSVPKILLLMQDRLYRQGGLKAEGIFRINPENSQEEQVRDKLNRGIIPQNIDVHCLAGLIKAWFRELPSGVLDGLSPEEVLQCNTEEESVELVKKLKPTEAALLSWAVDLMADVVEEEDCNKMNARNIAMVFAPNMTQMSDPLTALMHAVQVMNLLKTLIMKTLREREEAVSDGYSPMSSRSSDRQMDEDFNSQEDMDTGDESGGPNSDVENDVNEDGDEDEGSLSEIEDCFLRKLDDTKSETRRSSARREGDLDVDLSPRSCSGLNVESSISFTDSKNENSCLSSTSDGEDSTTSLHEEEGQSIHKELVPIACKNFIDIHMDDKMREPASLTSMVVASNDSV, encoded by the exons ATGACCGGCATTGTTATGGTCACTAGGGGCGGCGGCTGCGGCGGAGGCAGCAAAATGGTCAAAGGAGGAGCCAAGGGCTCCTCCGTCAGTGATGACCAAAATCAGCTCTCTTTGGTCGATGTTTTGCTCACGGCGTTGAGGAAATCGATGGTTTATTGCCGTGTTGATCGACGGGAGGAGCTTATCTCCACTGTCCATCAGATGGAAATTGGATGGCCGACAAATGTTCGACATATTGCCCATGTCACTTTCGACCGCTTCAATGGTTTTTTGGGGCTTCCTGTCGAGTTTGAGGTTGAGATTCCCAGCTCTGTTCCTAGTGCCAG TGCCAGTGTGTTTGGGGTCTCTGCTGAATCAATGCAATGTTCTACTGATTCAAGAGGAAATAGTGTACCAAAAATACTCTTGCTAATGCAGGATCGCTTGTACCGTCAAGGAGGCCTTAAG GCTGAAGGGATTTTTCGGATAAACCCCGAAAACAGCCAAGAGGAGCAAGTAAGGGACAAGTTGAATAGAGGGATTATACCTCAAAACATTGATGTTCACTGCTTGGCTGGCCTGATCAAAGCGTGGTTTCGAGAGCTTCCGTCCGGAGTGCTCGATGGACTCTCTCCTGAGGAAGTTCTGCAATGTAACACTGAAGAGGAGTCGGTCGAGCTCGTTAAGAAGTTAAAGCCAACCGAGGCTGCGTTGTTGAGTTGGGCTGTGGATCTTATGGCTGATGTTGTTGAGGAAGAAGATTGTAACAAAATGAATGCAAGGAATATTGCTATGGTTTTTGCTCCGAACATGACTCAG ATGTCTGATCCATTGACGGCTCTAATGCATGCTGTTCAAGTGATGAACTTACTCAAAACACTGATTATGAAAACGTTACGGGAGCGGGAAGAGGCTGTGTCGGATGGATATTCGCCTATGTCGTCTCGTTCTTCTGATCGGCAAATGGATGAAGATTTCAATAGTCAGGAAGATATGGATACCGGAGACGAATCGGGAGGGCCGAACTCCGACGTTGAGAATGATGTCAATGAAGATGGAGATGAAGATGAGGGATCATTAAGTGAGATTGAGGACTGCTTCTTGAGGAAATTGGATGATACCAAAAGCGAAACTCGAAGATCTTCAGCAAGACGAGAAGGCGATTTAGACGTAGATTTGAGTCCAAGAAGCTGCTCGGGATTGAACGTCGAGTCGAGTATCTCGTTCACTGATAGTAAAAACGAAAACTCGTGCCTTAGTAGTACAAGTGATGGAGAAGATTCCACGACGAGTTTGCACGAAGAGGAGGGACAAAGCATTCACAAAGAACTCGTCCCCATAGCATGTAAAaacttcattgatattcatatgGATGACAAGATGAGGGAACCCGCTTCGTTGACGTCCATGGTTGTTGCTTCTAACGACTCGGTGTAA
- the LOC111807126 gene encoding rho GTPase-activating protein 2-like: MTGIVMVTRGGGCGGGSKMVKGGAKGSSVSDDQNQLSLVDVLLTALRKSMVYCRVDRREELISTVHQMEIGWPTNVRHIAHVTFDRFNGFLGLPVEFEVEIPSSVPSASASVFGVSAESMQCSTDSRGNSVPKILLLMQDRLYRQGGLKAEGIFRINPENSQEEQVRDKLNRGIIPQNIDVHCLAGLIKAWFRELPSGVLDGLSPEEVLQCNTEEESVELVKKLKPTEAALLSWAVDLMADVVEEEDCNKMNARNIAMVFAPNMTQMSDPLTALMHAVQVMNLLKTLIMKTLREREEAVSDGYSPMSSRSSDRQMDEDFNSQEDMDTGDESGGPNSDVENDVNEDGDEDEGSLSEIEDCFLRKLDDTKSETRRSSARREGDLDVDLSPRSCSGLNVESSISFTDSKNENSCLSSTSDGEDSTTSLHEEEGQSIHKELVPIACKNFIDIHMDDKMREPASLTSMVIASNDSV, encoded by the exons ATGACCGGCATTGTTATGGTCACTAGGGGCGGCGGCTGCGGCGGAGGCAGCAAAATGGTCAAAGGAGGAGCCAAGGGCTCCTCCGTCAGTGATGACCAAAATCAGCTCTCTTTGGTCGATGTTTTGCTCACGGCGTTGAGGAAATCGATGGTTTATTGCCGTGTTGATCGACGGGAGGAGCTTATCTCCACTGTCCATCAGATGGAAATTGGATGGCCGACAAATGTTCGACATATTGCCCATGTCACTTTCGACCGCTTCAATGGTTTTTTGGGGCTTCCTGTCGAGTTTGAGGTTGAGATTCCCAGCTCTGTTCCTAGTGCCAG TGCCAGTGTGTTTGGGGTCTCTGCTGAATCAATGCAATGTTCTACTGATTCAAGAGGAAATAGTGTACCAAAAATACTCTTGCTAATGCAGGATCGCTTGTACCGTCAAGGAGGCCTTAAG GCTGAAGGGATTTTTCGGATAAACCCCGAAAACAGCCAAGAGGAGCAAGTAAGGGACAAGTTGAATAGAGGGATTATACCTCAAAACATTGATGTTCACTGCTTGGCTGGCCTGATCAAAGCGTGGTTTCGAGAGCTTCCGTCCGGAGTGCTCGATGGACTCTCTCCTGAGGAAGTTCTGCAATGTAACACTGAAGAGGAGTCGGTCGAGCTCGTTAAGAAGTTAAAGCCAACCGAGGCTGCGTTGTTGAGTTGGGCTGTGGATCTTATGGCTGATGTTGTTGAGGAAGAAGATTGTAACAAAATGAATGCAAGGAATATTGCTATGGTTTTTGCTCCGAACATGACTCAG ATGTCTGATCCATTGACGGCTCTAATGCATGCTGTTCAAGTGATGAACTTACTCAAAACACTGATTATGAAAACGTTACGGGAGCGGGAAGAGGCTGTGTCGGATGGATATTCGCCTATGTCGTCTCGTTCTTCTGATCGGCAAATGGATGAAGATTTCAATAGTCAGGAAGATATGGATACCGGAGACGAATCGGGAGGGCCGAACTCCGACGTTGAGAATGATGTCAATGAAGATGGAGATGAAGATGAGGGATCATTAAGTGAGATTGAGGACTGCTTCTTGAGGAAATTGGATGATACCAAAAGCGAAACTCGAAGATCTTCAGCAAGACGAGAAGGCGATTTAGACGTAGATTTGAGTCCAAGAAGCTGCTCGGGATTGAACGTCGAGTCGAGTATCTCGTTCACTGATAGTAAAAACGAAAACTCGTGCCTTAGTAGTACAAGTGATGGAGAAGATTCCACGACGAGTTTGCACGAAGAGGAGGGACAAAGCATTCACAAAGAACTCGTCCCCATAGCATGTAAAaacttcattgatattcatatgGATGACAAGATGAGGGAACCCGCTTCGTTGACGTCCATGGTTATTGCTTCTAACGACTCGGTGTAA